In Brevibacillus marinus, the genomic window GTTCATCCTGGGAGAGCTGACGTTGGACGGCTCGCTGCGCCCGGTCCCGGGGGTGCTGCCGATCCTATTGGCGGCAAAGCGGGAAGGGTTTCGCCGCGTGATTTTGCCGGCGGGCAACCTGGCGGAAGCGAAGCTGGTGGAGATAACCGCCCTTCCCGCTGCCGATCTGCGGGAAGCGGTGGAGCAGTGGACACATGGCCGCCTGCGCCGAACAGATCAGAAGCGCGGCGAAGGAAAGGCGGCAGTGGCGGACAGCCCGTCCCGCCAGCAAGTGAACCGCCCCGATTTCGCCGATGTAGTCGGACAGGCGGCGGTCAAACGGGGGCTGGAGGTGGCGGCGGCCGGCTTTCACAACGTGTTGTTGATCGGTCCGCCCGGTTCGGGGAAAACGATGCTGGCCAACTGTCTGCCCTCGATCATGCCGGCGATGAGCCGCGACGAGTCGTTTGAAGTGACGAAGGTGTACAGCATCGCCGGACAGCTTCCCGAAGCAGGCGGTTTGCTTAGCGAACGGCCATTCCGGGCGCCGCATCACACCGTCACCCAGGCTGCCTTGGTCGGTGGCGGTGCGCCGCTGCCGCGGCCGGGCGAGTGCAGTCTGGCGCACGGCGGTATTTTGTTTCTCGATGAAATGCCGGAGTTTTCCCGGCATGTCCTCGAGGTGCTGCGCCAACCGCTGGAGTCGGGCAGCGTCACCATCGCCAGAGCCAGGCAGGTGTTCACCTATCCGGCCCGCTTCCTGCTCGTCGGGAGCATGAACCCCTGTCCCTGTGGATACTACGGGACGGGCCAACAGCAAACATGCAGCTGCACGCCGCAGCAGGTACAGCGCTACCGCTCGCGATTGTCCGGTCCCCTGCTGGATCGCATCGACATCCACCTGGAAGTCCCGCCGGTGCCGGTGGAACTGCTCGGCAAACGAGAGCGCGAAGAACCTTCCGCGGTGCTTCGCCGCCGGGTCGAACAGGCACGCGCGATCCAGCAGGCCCGTTATCGCGCGCGCCCGCAGTTTCCCTTCAACAGCGGCATGACCAGCCGAGAAATCCGGCTGCACGTCCGTTTGGACAAGGAAGCCCTGGACCTGCTCAGGCTCGCCTTCGAGACGATGGGATTGAGCGCCCGCGCCTACGACCGCATCCTCCGCGTAGCGCGGACCATCGCGGATCTCGCCGCTAGCGAGCAGGTGGCAGCGGAACACGTCGCGGAGGCGATCCGCTACCGCGCGTTTGATCGGACCTATTCCGTTGTCGGCTAACTCCAGCCGGGTTTTTGGGCAGGCGGCGGAGGGCGGCGGGACGCACGTTCGCCACTTGGCGAGAAAATATTTGCGATTTTATATCGAATTAACTATTCACAAATCAGCAATTAAGGAAGATAATAGAATAGAATGGCGAATTTAGGTCCAGAGGAGGTTTTTACTGATGTGGAAGAAGAAGACGACAATCGCAGCCCTGTCCACGCTGCTGCTGGCTGGCGCGCTGCCCGCCGGTACCAATGCGGCAGTTGTAACCAAGAGCGTGCAAGCCTTCTATCACGATATCAAAATCAGGTATAACGGAGTAGTTGTCCCGACCACGACTGAGCCGTTTATCATTGATGGAACCACCTATGTTCCGCTGCGGATGGTATCGACTTTGTTCAACAAAAACGTTGGTTGGGACGGGACTACATATACCATCGACATCACGGATATCCCCGATTCGCGGATTGCTGCACTGGAAGCGCAGATTGCCAATAAGGACTCGCAGATCAAATCGCTCGAGCAGCAGCTGCAAAGCGCGCGCAATCGCATCAGTGCGCTTGAGGATGAGCAAGATGACGAGGACGATGTCGAGGAACGCATCAATGACCTGGAAGACGACCTGAACGACGATTATGAAGATTATTTTGAGGATCTGGAATTGGCAGTCAAGCTGGACGGCGATGAAGACGAGATCGAAGCAGAGATCAGGGTCGACCTGGGCGAATACAAGGATGAGTGGGAGGCCCTGTCTGACAGCGACATCGAGGAACTCGTCGAAGATTTCGTCAACGACATCTGGGATGAGTTCGAAGATGCAGACGTTGATGGCGTCATTTACGACACCGATGGCAGGAAAGACCTTTACGATTTTGAAGGGGACGCCAGCAAGGAAGAAATTTTCCTGGATGGCGATGAAATCGAGTAATGCGCGCGCGAAAACTCCCTTGGCCGCAAGGCAAGGGAGTTTTCCTTTGCGCGGGAGAACGTGTGTGCGTTCGCGGTTTTCTGCCGCTCAAGGAAGCAGTTCCTCCGCGAGATCTTTGGTCAACAGCCGGTTTAGGCTTTTAAATGCGTAGCCCTGTTTGCGGGCGTCGTCGATGATTTTCCCCAACGCTTCCGCGTTGTCCCGCGAGACCGAGTGGAGCAGGATGACCGCGCCGGGATGCAGCTGGGCCATCACATTGCGGTAGGCGTGGTTCCAACCCCGCTGTGCGCCGGTGTCCCAATCCTTGTACGCCAGCGACCAAAACACGTTGATGTAGCCCAACTGTTCGCTGACAGCAAGGGTACGCGCACTGAATATGCCGCGGGGCGGCCGCAAAAAGTGCATCTCCTTTTGCCCGGTCACCTGAGCCACCGCCTGCTTCACGCGATCCAGCTCCTGTTTGATCTGCTCGTCGCTGATCGTCGTCATGTCCGGATGGCTCCAGGAGTGATTGCCGATCACGTGTCCTTCCGCCGCCATTCGTTTCAGCAGTTCCGGCTGCGTTTTCACGTAGTGTCCGGTGACAAAGAAGGCGGCGGGAACCTTTTTCTCCCGCAGGGTGTCGAGGATGGCTTCGGTATAACCGTTTTCGTACCCGTTGTCAAAGGTGAGATACAGCTCCCGCCGGGAGGTGTCTCCCAAAAAGATCGCGTGATGCTTTTCCAGAATCGCTTTGAAGCCCTCCTGATCGATCGAGGGAAGCTGGCCGGCTGTACTTTTCTTAAAGCCAAAGTGGTATGGCTGGTTATCGTCGGCGGCCGCCGCTGCGAGCGGAAGCAGCGAGAAGAGCAAAACGATCGTGGAGAAGATCAGCGTGGATCTTCGCAGCATGACTGCACCAACTCCTTGTTTCAAAAAACACCCATGGGTGAACGTCCATGTGTTATTCTGCCTGCGGAATGGAAATGTTATGTGTCCGATTTGGCGGCGGTTTTCTCGCGGCGTTGGTTCGCGCTGCCGATCGGATCACCGTGAACGGGAGGGGAACCAATGAAAACGCTCGTCCTCCGAGGACACCACCTGTTATGTGTGCACGGTTTTCAAGGTTTGGGCTACAGTCCCGCTTTTGTGCAAAAAATGGGGGAAGTTGTCCGGCTGATTCGCGACCCCGAGCAGGATTTCCCGATTCGGGTCGTGTGCGGTTTCGACGAGACCTGTCTCGCCTGTCCCCATAAGGGAGCGACGCAGTGCGAAGCGGGCCCGGATTCGGAGCGGCATGTGCAGCAGCTGGATCGCAACGTCATCGCGCACCTCGGATTGGTTGCGGGGCATACATACGCAAAATCACAGCTTGTGCGGCTCACCCGGGAGCGGGTGCAACCGGACGATTTGGACCGGTTGTGCGAAGGCTGTTCATGGCTTGTGTACGGCTTGTGCAAGGCTGGCATCGCCAGGTTGAAAGAGGAGCAGGAAGGCTGACCTGCCGCGGCAGCGGCGGGCAGGACGCTGAAGGTTTGCGCTTGCCCGGTTACAGCAGGCGAAACGTTCCCCGCTCCTCCGCCGTCAAACGAGGTAGAGCAAAGGGGGATGGCAGGATGCGGAAGCGTTTGATACGATCAGTTTGCCTGTGCGCACTCTTCGCCTCGCTGGCGGGCTGTTCCCTGCCGGCCGCACAGCAAAGCAGCGAGACGGGGACGACGCAGGATACCGGGAAACAGGAGCAGCAACCGGCACGTACGCCGATTCAGGAGGCAGCGCCGCCCGCTGCGCCCGTTCCGTCTGCGGAGCCGCCGGAATTTTCCGAATCGCCCCAACAGGAGGCCGCTCACGGGCACACGGAGGAAGCGCCAGGCCGGCAGACTGTCGCCGAAGCGGGCGGAAGCGGTGCGGGCACAGCGGCAGTGCCAAACCAGCAGCCAGACGCGGAGCTGGTGCCCTACGAAGGACCAGTCGAACACATCTTTTTTCATCCGCTGATCGTCTATCCGGAGCTTGCGTTTGATCAGGACGCGATGGCCCAGGGGTATGACGATTGGTTCGTCACCGTGCCCGAGTTTAAACAAATCCTGGAGGCGCTCTACCAAAAGGGGTACGTCCTGATCTCCATCGATTCGCTGGTGGAGCGAAAGGTGGTGGATGGCAAAGCGGTGCTCACCGCGCGGCAACTGCTGCTGCCAAAAGGGAAAAAACCGCTGATTCTCTCCATTGACGACCTGAACTATTACGAATACATGCGGCAGAACGGCAACGCTCACAAGCTGGTGCTGGACGAACAGAACAAGGTGGCCACCTATTCCCTGACGCCGCAGGGGAAAGCGGAGATCTCTTACGACAACGAGATCGTGCCGATTCTCGACCGTTTTGTCGAGGAGCATCCCGATTTTTCCCATGAAGGGGCAAAAGGCGTGATCGCCCTGACCGGCTACGAAGGAGTACTGGGCTATCAAACCCATCGGCTGGACGCTCCCCAGTACGAACAGGAAAAGCAGGAAGCGCTGCGGGTCATTGAGCAGTTGAAGCGAACGGGCTGGACGTTTGCCTCGCATGGGTACGGCCATCTGGACGCCCGCAAAGTAAGCTACCAGAGGCTGGTCGCCGACACCGAACGGTGGAAGCGGGAAGTGGAACCGCTGCTTGGCCCCACGCACGTCTACATCTATCCCTATGGAAGCAGGGTGGAAACGGGCAGCGCAAAGCATCGCTATCTGATCGAGGCCGGTTTTTACGTGCTCTGTTCCGTCGGGCCTGCGCCCTACCGCCTGCAAACGGCGGACGCCCTGATGATGGATCGGCGCCACATCGACGGGCTTGCCTTCAAAACCCAGCGCGAGCGACTGCTGCCGCTGTTTGACAGCCGGCAGATCATCGATCCGGTCCGGCCGCAATAACGCCCGTTTTGTTCATTGCGGCGCTTCGCGGCGATCGGCGTGCATGACCACCCGGTGGGCGCCGGTGTACACGTTGGCCCGGCCGTTGCGGACAAAACCGACCGCCGTTATTCCCAGTTCCTCCGCCAAGTTCAAGGCCAGATCGGTTGGCGCGGATTTCGAGATCAGGATGCCGGCGCCGATCTTGGCCGCTTTCAGCAGCACTTCCGAAGAGATCCGGCCGCTGAATACGAGGATCTTGTCGGACATGTCCAGTTCGTTGCGCAGGCAGTAGCCGAAGATTTTGTCCAGCGCGTTGTGACGGCCGATGTCGGAATAGCGGACCACGATCCCCTGCTGGCCGTACAAGGCGGCGTTGTGCACCCCGCCGGTCTGTTGGTGAATCAGCGACCCTTGCTGCAAGTCGCGCATCAGCCGTTGACAGTCTTCAATCGTGACAGTGACTGTGCACGTAACCGGCTTGGCGGTGCGGGCGTCGCTGAAAAAGTAAAACGACTGGCGGCTTTTTCCGCAGCAGGAGGTGATGCGCCGCTGGGAGAACAACCGCTGTTCCAGTTTCAGCTCGTACTGGAGATCCGCATAAGCAAAGCCCTTGCCGGTGTCGATCAACAGCTGTTTCAGATCGCGGTGCGAGCCGATCACCCCTTCCGATGCGAGAAAGCCGATCACCAGCTCGTCCAGATCACTCGGCGTACAAACGACCGTGGCAAACTCTTCGTCGTTGACAAAAATCGTCAACGGGTATTCGACGGCAATTTCATCGTCCGCGGACGTCCAGCTTCCGTCCTGGAATTTGACCGCTGCATGGGTCGTGGTGGCTGACAGACCGTTCATCTCTCGTTCCTCCTCGCACATACCGTGTTCCGCATTTGTTTGTTGATGACTATCATAGCACAAGATGTCAAACATGCAAAAAAATTGTGCAAACAGGTTGCGGTGAAGGCGTTTTCATGTTAGTATACTTCATGGATAAATACTGTCACAATATTGCCATATATCCGTATGCTGATATCATCCAGCTGCATCCTTTCGACGCGGAATAGCGTTCCTGTTTGCGCGTCAAGGGAGCGTACATGACGTGAAACCATTTCGTGCAGTTGAAACCGAGTAGCGATCCTGCTGAGGATTAACTGCCGCTCATCACTGGTCAGGGTAGGTCCAATCCTTCTCTGGGGGCGATAGGCGGCAGTTTTTCTTTTTTTTACGAATTCTGAAAGAAGGAGTTGGATCAGCTATGCAGAGGGAAAAAAACCGTTGGTTGATCGCGGCCGCGGCCGTAGGCATTCATCTCTCGATCGGATCGGTGTACGCCTGGAGCGTTTTCACCAAACCGCTGATGAACCAGTTTAACTGGGGACTGCAGGAAGTGTCGTTCACCTTCAGTATCGCGATCATGTTCCTCGGTCTTTCCGCCGCTTTCCTCGGCCATTACGTGGAGCGGCACGGACCGCGCAAAGCGGGCACGCTGGCGTCGCTTTTTTTCGGAGTGGGGATCGCCGGTTCCGGTTTAGCCGTCAATTTGGAATCCATTTATCTGTTGTATCTGTTTTACGGCGTGTTGGGCGGAATCGGGCTGGGAGTCGGATACATCACTCCCGTCTCCACCCTTGTCAAGTGGTTTCCCGACCGGCGCGGACTGGCCACCGGGCTGGCGATCATGGGGTTTGGCTTTGCCTCGCTGATCAGCAGTCCGATCATGGCCCGCTTGATCGACGGCGTCGGCATCGCCGCCACCTTTTACATCCTGGGCGCGATCTACTTTTTGGTGATGTACAGTTCCGCACAGTATCTCGAACCGCCGGCGGAAGGCTGGCTGCCCAAAGGCTACAAGGAGAAGCTGGAGTCCGGCAAGAAAAAACCGGTTGCCGACCTGTCCCAGCTTACCGCCAATGAAGCGGTGAAGACGGCGCGCTTCTACTGGCTCTGGATCATGTTGTTCATCAACGTCACCTGCGGCATCGCGGTCATCTCCGTAGCCTCCCCGATGGCCCAGGAGATTGCCGGATTGACGCCGCTGCAGGCGGCCACCATGGTCGGGCTGATGGGACTCTTTAACGGACTCGGGCGAATCGGCTGGGCCTCGCTGTCCGACTACATCGGCCGGCCCAATACCTACACCGCCTTTTTTGTGATTCAGGTCCTGGCGTTCTTTTTGCTTCCTTCGATCACGCAGGCTCTGTTGTTCCAGCTGCTGGTTTATTTGATCCTGACCTGCTACGGCGGCGGTTTTGCCAGCATTCCCGCCTACATCGGCGACTTGTTCGGCACCAAGCAGTTGGGCGCGATTCACGGCTACATCCTGACGGCATGGGCGGCTGCCGGGCTGGTCGGACCGATTCTCGCCTCCTGGGTGCGCGAGACCACGAACAGCTACACGGATACGCTCTACATCTTCGCCGGCATGTTCGTCGTCGCGCTGATCGTTTCCCTGCTGATTCGCCTCGACATCCGCAAGCTGCGGGCGCTCCATGAGCAGCGCCAGGCTGACCTGGCCGGCTGACCCGCCAGCACATACGGCGATTGCGAAACAATTATCCAAATGATACAATATTTATACTACTTGGATCACTTTGAGAATTACGCGTTCAAAGGATTGGATGGGAGATGAACAAATACGAAGCGGAGTTCAGCAATCTTGTCCGCGCCTTCCGCAAGCGCCACATGGGCAAGGGCCCCAGCAAAATCAACACCACCTTTTGCAAAAACTGGGCGATTTGCGAGATGGAGGGGAATCTCTCGCCTGTCGAGAAGTTTATCGCCACGGCCGATGAAGGGAAGCAGATGCTCCGCTCGGCGAGAACGGAAATGGTCAAAGAAATGTACAGGAAAAATCGACCTGTTGAGATGGAGGCACTTCTGGGGGCGAATTTCGTCGACTTGTTTGTCGACATCGATATCGAACGCGATTTCGGGATGTCCATTTTTGTCTTCGATCAAAACATAGAAGAGAAATTTTGCCGTGAACGCGAAAGAGACAAATAGGGTTCCCTTGACCTGCCCCGGCAGCGTCCTGTCTGGCGGCAGCCAAGCGGAAGCCGGCCGCAACGGGAAGTTGATGCTTGGTAGCGAACCTGCTAAAGATTAACCACCGTGCTCTCTTCTTTTCCCTGCCAGGAAAAAAGATGATGCCACGGTGGGTTTTTTGTTGCACAATGGCGGATGACGACGTTTGCTTTAGCGGGTTGGACCGCCGTGTCGAAACAAAAGCAAGTCAAACAAGCGAACAGGGAGTGTTGGTATGGGTAAGACAAAGCATACGGGGCCAATCAAACTGGATACATCCTGGAAGCCGTCGCTGTGGGCCAGTTTGGTTCCGCTGGGGCTGGGCAAAGTGAAACCGCACCACATTCGCGATACGATGAAACTGGTCTACGAGAATCGGGATAACCTGCCGTACGCGTGGCGAATCCTGACGCAAGGCGTGTGCGACGGGTGCGCGCTCGGCGTATCGGGCCTGCACGATCAGACGCTGACCGGGCCGCATCTTTGCACGACGCGCTTGAGCGTGCTGCGCTTAAACACGATGCCCGCGCTCGATCCGAAGTGGCTGGAAGACGTCGACGAACTGCGCAAACTGGACAGCGCCCAACTGCGCAAACTGGGCCGCATCCCCTATCCGCTGTCGCGCAAGCCAGGGGAGAAGCGGTTTCGGCGGATCAGCTGGGACGAGGCGCTAGACCGCATCGCCGCCAAAATCAAGGCGATCGACCCCAAGCAGTTGGCCTTTTACCTGACCGCGCGCGGGATCACCAACGAAGTCTATTACGTCGCCGCCAAAGTGGCCCGCTTCTTGGGGACCAACAACATCGACAACGCGGCCCGGATCTGCCACTCGCCGAGCAAGACGGCGCTGAAGCGGTCGCTGGGAATCGCGGCGTCCAGCTGCAGCTACAAAGACTGGATCGGCACCGACGTGCTGGTCTTCTGGGGATCCGTCGCGGCCAACAATCAGCCGGTCTCCACCAAGTACATGTACGCCGCGAAAAAAGCGGGCACGAAAATCATCCTCATCAACCCCTATCGCGAACCGGCGATGGAGCGGTATTGGATCCCCTCGATCCCCGACAGCGCGCTGTTCGGCACTAAGATCGTCGATGATTTCTACCAGGTGAACATCGGCGGCGACATCGCCTTTATGAACGGCGTGATCAAGCATTGGCTGGAAATGGAGGAGCGGCAGCCGGGTTCGGCGATCGATCATCGCTTTGTCGCGGAGCACACCAACGGGTTTGCGGAACTGAAAGCGCATGTGGCGAAGTACGACTGGGCGACGCTGGAAAAGTCGTCCGGGCTGCCACGGGAGCGCATCGCGGAGTTTGCCGAGCTGTTGGCTAAGGCGAAGTCGGGCGTGTTCGTCTGGAGCATGGGGCTGACCCAGCATCGCTTCGGCTCGGACAACGTTTCGCAAATTGCCAATCTGGCGATGCTGCGCGGTTTCATCGGACGGGAGCACTGCGGCGTGATGCCGATTCGCGGACACAGCGGCGTGCAGGGGTCCGGCGAAATGGGAGCGGAGCCGATGTCGCTGCCGGGCGGAGCGCCGCTTGATGAAGAAAACATCCGGCGGTTTGAGCAGCTGTGGGGATTTGCGATTCCCCGCTGGCAGGGGGATATTGTCGGGGTTACCTTGGAAAACGCGCTGTTGCCGGATGGTCACGAGCGGAAAACGCGGCTGTTTTACACGAGCGGCGGCAACTTTTTGGAGACGATGCCCGACCCCGGCTTTGTGAAAACGTGTTTGGAAAACGTGGAACTGCGGGTACATCAGGATATCATCTTGAATACCTCCACGCTTGTCGACGCCAAGGAAGAAGTGATCGTGCTTCCGGCCATGACCCGCTACGAACAGCCGGGGGGAGGCACTTCCACCAGCACCGAGCGAATGGTCTATTTCAGTCCGGAGATCCCCGGGCCGCGGATTGCCGAGGCGCGTGCGGAGTGGGAGATTTACATCGATCTCGCTTCGCGGGTCTATCCGGAGCGAAAGCATTTGATCTCGTTTGCCGACGCCCAGGCGATTCGCGAGGAGATCGCCCTGGCCAACCCCAACTACGACGGTATCCAGCAGCTGAAAAAGCAGGGTGACGTCTTCCAGTGGGGCGGTGCCTGGCTGTGTGAAGGGGGGATCTGTCCGACTCCCGACGGCCGAGGCAACCTGCTGCCGATTGAACTGCCGGAGCTGCGCAAGGGGGAAGGCGAGTTTTACGTGACGACCAGGCGCGGCAAACAGTTTAACTCGATGATTTTCAGCAAGACCGATCCGTTCAACGCGGCGGACCGCTACGATGTCCTGATCCATCCGGAGGATGCGGCCCGATTGGGCATCCGCGACAACGAGCCGATTGTGTTGTACAATCAATATGGAACCTTTCAAGGGAGAGCCAAGTACGCCCAGACCAAACCGGGCAATCTGCAGGTGTACTGGCCGGAAGGGAACGTGCTGATCCCCAAAGGGGTGTACGAAGCGGAAGCGGGCATCCCCGAGTACAACACCGCCGTCAAGGTGGAGAAGGCAGAGAGCTTTTTCGCGGAAAAAGATCGGAAATACGTGGAAAAACCGGTCGAGGAAGCGGAACTTACACTGTAGCATCGGTTGCGCAAAAAGGGAGGCGGAGGATGGAGAAGCTGTCCGTGTGTGGTGTGATTCTCGCCGGCGGAGCAAGTCGGCGCATGGGGAGGCCCAAGGAGCTGCTCAGCTGGGGCGGTCAGCCGCTGCTCCTCCACCTCGCCAAAAGCGTGCAGGCAGCGGCGCTCCCCTGTCTGGTGATCAGCAACGAG contains:
- a CDS encoding YifB family Mg chelatase-like AAA ATPase, producing the protein MYARTYSGTVHGIEGVIVAVEVDLANGLPQFDVVGLGGSAIKEARNRVRAALRNGGFQFPLQRITVNLAPADLRKEGSAFDLAMAFGVLLASGQIPERQDPAFILGELTLDGSLRPVPGVLPILLAAKREGFRRVILPAGNLAEAKLVEITALPAADLREAVEQWTHGRLRRTDQKRGEGKAAVADSPSRQQVNRPDFADVVGQAAVKRGLEVAAAGFHNVLLIGPPGSGKTMLANCLPSIMPAMSRDESFEVTKVYSIAGQLPEAGGLLSERPFRAPHHTVTQAALVGGGAPLPRPGECSLAHGGILFLDEMPEFSRHVLEVLRQPLESGSVTIARARQVFTYPARFLLVGSMNPCPCGYYGTGQQQTCSCTPQQVQRYRSRLSGPLLDRIDIHLEVPPVPVELLGKREREEPSAVLRRRVEQARAIQQARYRARPQFPFNSGMTSREIRLHVRLDKEALDLLRLAFETMGLSARAYDRILRVARTIADLAASEQVAAEHVAEAIRYRAFDRTYSVVG
- a CDS encoding stalk domain-containing protein: MWKKKTTIAALSTLLLAGALPAGTNAAVVTKSVQAFYHDIKIRYNGVVVPTTTEPFIIDGTTYVPLRMVSTLFNKNVGWDGTTYTIDITDIPDSRIAALEAQIANKDSQIKSLEQQLQSARNRISALEDEQDDEDDVEERINDLEDDLNDDYEDYFEDLELAVKLDGDEDEIEAEIRVDLGEYKDEWEALSDSDIEELVEDFVNDIWDEFEDADVDGVIYDTDGRKDLYDFEGDASKEEIFLDGDEIE
- the pdaA gene encoding delta-lactam-biosynthetic de-N-acetylase, with the translated sequence MLRRSTLIFSTIVLLFSLLPLAAAAADDNQPYHFGFKKSTAGQLPSIDQEGFKAILEKHHAIFLGDTSRRELYLTFDNGYENGYTEAILDTLREKKVPAAFFVTGHYVKTQPELLKRMAAEGHVIGNHSWSHPDMTTISDEQIKQELDRVKQAVAQVTGQKEMHFLRPPRGIFSARTLAVSEQLGYINVFWSLAYKDWDTGAQRGWNHAYRNVMAQLHPGAVILLHSVSRDNAEALGKIIDDARKQGYAFKSLNRLLTKDLAEELLP
- a CDS encoding DUF1284 domain-containing protein; this translates as MKTLVLRGHHLLCVHGFQGLGYSPAFVQKMGEVVRLIRDPEQDFPIRVVCGFDETCLACPHKGATQCEAGPDSERHVQQLDRNVIAHLGLVAGHTYAKSQLVRLTRERVQPDDLDRLCEGCSWLVYGLCKAGIARLKEEQEG
- a CDS encoding polysaccharide deacetylase family protein; translated protein: MRKRLIRSVCLCALFASLAGCSLPAAQQSSETGTTQDTGKQEQQPARTPIQEAAPPAAPVPSAEPPEFSESPQQEAAHGHTEEAPGRQTVAEAGGSGAGTAAVPNQQPDAELVPYEGPVEHIFFHPLIVYPELAFDQDAMAQGYDDWFVTVPEFKQILEALYQKGYVLISIDSLVERKVVDGKAVLTARQLLLPKGKKPLILSIDDLNYYEYMRQNGNAHKLVLDEQNKVATYSLTPQGKAEISYDNEIVPILDRFVEEHPDFSHEGAKGVIALTGYEGVLGYQTHRLDAPQYEQEKQEALRVIEQLKRTGWTFASHGYGHLDARKVSYQRLVADTERWKREVEPLLGPTHVYIYPYGSRVETGSAKHRYLIEAGFYVLCSVGPAPYRLQTADALMMDRRHIDGLAFKTQRERLLPLFDSRQIIDPVRPQ
- the fdhD gene encoding formate dehydrogenase accessory sulfurtransferase FdhD, giving the protein MNGLSATTTHAAVKFQDGSWTSADDEIAVEYPLTIFVNDEEFATVVCTPSDLDELVIGFLASEGVIGSHRDLKQLLIDTGKGFAYADLQYELKLEQRLFSQRRITSCCGKSRQSFYFFSDARTAKPVTCTVTVTIEDCQRLMRDLQQGSLIHQQTGGVHNAALYGQQGIVVRYSDIGRHNALDKIFGYCLRNELDMSDKILVFSGRISSEVLLKAAKIGAGILISKSAPTDLALNLAEELGITAVGFVRNGRANVYTGAHRVVMHADRREAPQ
- a CDS encoding L-lactate MFS transporter; this encodes MQREKNRWLIAAAAVGIHLSIGSVYAWSVFTKPLMNQFNWGLQEVSFTFSIAIMFLGLSAAFLGHYVERHGPRKAGTLASLFFGVGIAGSGLAVNLESIYLLYLFYGVLGGIGLGVGYITPVSTLVKWFPDRRGLATGLAIMGFGFASLISSPIMARLIDGVGIAATFYILGAIYFLVMYSSAQYLEPPAEGWLPKGYKEKLESGKKKPVADLSQLTANEAVKTARFYWLWIMLFINVTCGIAVISVASPMAQEIAGLTPLQAATMVGLMGLFNGLGRIGWASLSDYIGRPNTYTAFFVIQVLAFFLLPSITQALLFQLLVYLILTCYGGGFASIPAYIGDLFGTKQLGAIHGYILTAWAAAGLVGPILASWVRETTNSYTDTLYIFAGMFVVALIVSLLIRLDIRKLRALHEQRQADLAG
- a CDS encoding DUF2294 domain-containing protein, whose protein sequence is MNKYEAEFSNLVRAFRKRHMGKGPSKINTTFCKNWAICEMEGNLSPVEKFIATADEGKQMLRSARTEMVKEMYRKNRPVEMEALLGANFVDLFVDIDIERDFGMSIFVFDQNIEEKFCRERERDK
- a CDS encoding FdhF/YdeP family oxidoreductase, yielding MGKTKHTGPIKLDTSWKPSLWASLVPLGLGKVKPHHIRDTMKLVYENRDNLPYAWRILTQGVCDGCALGVSGLHDQTLTGPHLCTTRLSVLRLNTMPALDPKWLEDVDELRKLDSAQLRKLGRIPYPLSRKPGEKRFRRISWDEALDRIAAKIKAIDPKQLAFYLTARGITNEVYYVAAKVARFLGTNNIDNAARICHSPSKTALKRSLGIAASSCSYKDWIGTDVLVFWGSVAANNQPVSTKYMYAAKKAGTKIILINPYREPAMERYWIPSIPDSALFGTKIVDDFYQVNIGGDIAFMNGVIKHWLEMEERQPGSAIDHRFVAEHTNGFAELKAHVAKYDWATLEKSSGLPRERIAEFAELLAKAKSGVFVWSMGLTQHRFGSDNVSQIANLAMLRGFIGREHCGVMPIRGHSGVQGSGEMGAEPMSLPGGAPLDEENIRRFEQLWGFAIPRWQGDIVGVTLENALLPDGHERKTRLFYTSGGNFLETMPDPGFVKTCLENVELRVHQDIILNTSTLVDAKEEVIVLPAMTRYEQPGGGTSTSTERMVYFSPEIPGPRIAEARAEWEIYIDLASRVYPERKHLISFADAQAIREEIALANPNYDGIQQLKKQGDVFQWGGAWLCEGGICPTPDGRGNLLPIELPELRKGEGEFYVTTRRGKQFNSMIFSKTDPFNAADRYDVLIHPEDAARLGIRDNEPIVLYNQYGTFQGRAKYAQTKPGNLQVYWPEGNVLIPKGVYEAEAGIPEYNTAVKVEKAESFFAEKDRKYVEKPVEEAELTL